A genomic stretch from Meiothermus cerbereus DSM 11376 includes:
- a CDS encoding phage tail protein gives MIPLYEIRLLEDWLRDRAPPWFQDAPVGPEIEAYGALADEHLEYVATALRARYVELAPEDGLNLLGAERNFVRYPAESLDAFRQRIIGAWEFWQWAGTEYGLGLALSQLGYNSAIVPVRNYDNTRWSEFDVYLYAGTRSYDGSVEEKNRILAIINQVKPAHTRLATLRYVPSGPLNWNPAGLTWNPPGQVWGAPPVVLYP, from the coding sequence GTGATTCCGCTATACGAGATTCGCCTGCTGGAGGATTGGTTACGGGATCGAGCTCCGCCCTGGTTTCAAGATGCCCCGGTCGGGCCGGAAATCGAGGCCTATGGAGCGCTTGCCGATGAGCACCTCGAGTATGTGGCTACCGCCTTGCGCGCGAGATATGTCGAGCTGGCCCCGGAGGATGGTTTGAACCTGCTTGGGGCTGAGCGCAATTTCGTGCGCTATCCTGCCGAGAGCCTGGACGCCTTCCGGCAGCGCATTATTGGCGCCTGGGAATTTTGGCAATGGGCGGGCACCGAGTACGGCCTGGGCCTGGCCCTCTCTCAGCTCGGCTACAACAGCGCCATAGTGCCGGTGCGCAACTACGACAACACGCGCTGGAGCGAGTTCGACGTATACCTGTACGCTGGCACCCGTAGCTACGATGGCTCGGTAGAGGAGAAAAACCGCATCCTTGCAATCATCAATCAGGTCAAACCAGCGCATACCCGATTGGCAACGCTGCGATACGTGCCATCAGGGCCGTTGAACTGGAACCCGGCGGGCCTTACCTGGAACCCACCAGGGCAGGTCTGGGGCGCGCCGCCTGTCGTGCTTTATCCGTAG
- a CDS encoding baseplate J/gp47 family protein produces MLLEQLLQPRSQSQVLARLISILQSKGYAPNDWIAGSEQRTLIELYAEAIAELEAVRLAITQGGYLESATGPFLDLYAYNVYGLLRKEATFERQRFTLTCSSGFGPYTIQPNQLWAGVGNLRFNNVAGGVLNPGGTLSLEFRAESPGTAYRLALGSGTTLFTPLPGVTIVNDQVIEAAIDQETDAQLRERCRLRWAELGYGGTAAAYRSWALSADPSITKVRVLDQNPRGQATVDVVVWGEGGLGSGAVAAANNIIQQKKPLTADVQVYAATAVNVTITATIRVRTGFLSRAQGQAAAALAALQAGVPIGGIIYRSAIIEALFVPNVIDVALSAPATDVTLSSVQAAQFNANLTWIEV; encoded by the coding sequence GTGCTACTTGAGCAATTACTCCAGCCCCGATCGCAAAGCCAGGTGCTGGCCCGGCTCATCAGTATTTTGCAGAGCAAGGGCTACGCCCCCAACGACTGGATAGCCGGCTCCGAGCAGCGCACACTGATCGAGCTGTACGCCGAGGCCATCGCCGAGCTGGAGGCGGTGCGCCTGGCCATTACCCAGGGCGGATACCTGGAAAGCGCCACCGGCCCATTCCTGGATCTGTATGCCTACAACGTTTATGGCCTCCTGCGCAAAGAGGCCACCTTTGAGCGGCAGCGCTTTACCCTGACCTGCAGCAGCGGGTTTGGCCCCTATACCATCCAGCCCAACCAACTTTGGGCCGGGGTGGGTAATCTGCGATTTAACAATGTGGCCGGCGGTGTGCTCAATCCGGGCGGCACGCTGTCGCTGGAGTTCAGGGCCGAGAGCCCCGGCACGGCCTATCGGCTCGCGCTGGGTAGCGGCACAACCCTGTTTACCCCGCTGCCCGGCGTAACCATCGTTAACGACCAGGTAATCGAGGCTGCGATTGATCAGGAAACCGACGCGCAGCTACGCGAGCGCTGCCGCCTGCGCTGGGCAGAGCTGGGCTATGGCGGCACCGCCGCCGCTTACCGCTCCTGGGCGCTCTCGGCTGACCCCAGCATCACTAAGGTGCGCGTTTTGGATCAGAATCCGCGCGGCCAGGCAACAGTCGATGTGGTCGTGTGGGGTGAGGGGGGCCTGGGCAGCGGGGCGGTAGCGGCGGCCAACAACATCATCCAGCAGAAAAAGCCGCTCACGGCGGATGTGCAGGTATATGCAGCCACGGCCGTCAACGTCACTATTACCGCCACCATCCGGGTACGCACGGGATTCCTGAGCCGGGCGCAGGGGCAGGCCGCGGCAGCCCTGGCGGCTCTGCAAGCGGGTGTGCCGATTGGCGGGATAATCTACAGATCGGCCATCATCGAAGCGCTGTTCGTGCCCAATGTGATTGATGTGGCGTTGTCGGCTCCTGCAACCGATGTCACCCTGAGCAGCGTGCAGGCCGCGCAATTCAACGCAAACCTGACCTGGATTGAGGTGTAG
- a CDS encoding GPW/gp25 family protein translates to MVDLGTDYSLIERRRKSGLENLLGALVRRLQTPRGGLFYDPAYGFDLREMVQAPWNAQTQYELETFVQAAVEQDPRVAEVEVEAEQMDLNRVRVSIRGLTAQGPFALVLAVSGVSVEVLRAT, encoded by the coding sequence ATGGTGGACCTCGGAACCGACTACAGCCTGATCGAGCGCCGCCGCAAGAGCGGCCTGGAAAACCTGCTGGGGGCTTTAGTGCGGCGGCTACAGACCCCACGCGGGGGGCTCTTTTACGACCCGGCCTACGGCTTTGACCTGCGCGAGATGGTGCAGGCGCCCTGGAATGCCCAGACCCAGTACGAGCTGGAAACCTTCGTGCAGGCCGCGGTGGAGCAGGACCCGCGGGTGGCCGAGGTGGAAGTGGAGGCCGAGCAGATGGATTTGAATCGAGTTCGCGTCAGCATTCGCGGCCTGACGGCCCAGGGCCCGTTTGCGCTGGTTTTGGCCGTCAGCGGCGTATCGGTGGAGGTGCTGCGTGCTACTTGA